The genome window GCCGGTTTACTCTGGTTCGGTTGGTTCGGTTTTAACGCGGGTTCCGGTCTTGCTATAAACGGAATTGCGGCGAGAGCATTCTTAGTCACATTGATCGCTCCAGCTGCGGCCGGTGTTGCTTGGCTCGTGATCGAATACGTTCACACCAAAAAAGCGACCGCTCTCGGTGCAGCTTCCGGTATCGTTGCAGGTTTGGTTGTGATCACTCCGGCTTCCGGTTTCGTAGGAGTTCAAGGCGCGATCATCATGGGACTTCTCGTTAGCCCTGTTTGTTACGGTGCGATTCTTCTGAAAGGAAAACTCGGATACGATGACAGCTTGGATGCTTTCGGAATTCACGGCGTAGGTGGTGCGTTAGGCGCCGTTCTTACGGGAGTGTTTACACTTTCTCTCGGCGCGGGTGTTGCGAGCAAAGGAGATCAGATTTTGGTTCAGGTAATCAGCGTTGTCGCAACGGGAGCTTATTCCTTTATCGTTTCCGTTATCCTCGTGTTCCTGATCGACAAAACGATCGGATTCCGCATCTCCGAGGAGAAAGAAATCGCCGGTCTGGATTCCGAGATCCACGGTGAAAAAGGTTACATCCTTTAATTTACGTTACTGAAGAATTTTAATAAGGAGATTATATGAAATTAATCGTTGCTATCATCCAGCCTCATAAATTGGAAGAGGTTAAGGCAGAATTGACCAAGAACGAAATTTACAGACTTACCGTAAGCGACGTTCAAGGTTACGGACAACAAAAAGGAAAGACCGAAGTGTTCCGTGGTCACGAATATCAAGTGAATCTTTTGAGAAAGGTTCGTCTTGAAATCGCCGTAAACGACGAGTTCGTAAAACCGACTGTTGACGCGATCTTGAAAGCGGCAAAAACCGGAGACGGAAAAATCGGCGACGGAAAAATTTTCATCACTCCTCTCGAAGACGTAATCCGTATCAGAACGGGGGAAAGAGGAAGCTCGGCGATTTAGAACGCGACCTGAATGCGACCCATAGGGAGCAGTCATTGAGTTGAGGGAGCGTTCTGCTGAGTTCACGCTGATCGGTCAAATGACCGGCCTGCGTTACTCAGCAGAATCTTTTCGAAAAATAAAAAGCCGGGTTTGTGCCCGGCTTTTTATTTTAGGATAT of Leptospira sanjuanensis contains these proteins:
- a CDS encoding P-II family nitrogen regulator, translating into MKLIVAIIQPHKLEEVKAELTKNEIYRLTVSDVQGYGQQKGKTEVFRGHEYQVNLLRKVRLEIAVNDEFVKPTVDAILKAAKTGDGKIGDGKIFITPLEDVIRIRTGERGSSAI